One window from the genome of Plasmodium reichenowi strain SY57 chromosome 8, whole genome shotgun sequence encodes:
- a CDS encoding hypothetical protein (conserved Plasmodium protein, unknown function) has translation ITIYSLTSGKLNPENSNNSFGRKNKNIEKDVEKNSVEILHDLEFPGKSDEIKISDDGRYFCISGMYPPQVGLYDTKELSIKHRRHFDEEVRTFEFLSSNYEKIVFLCKNRYIEFHNAAGKYHKMRIPKEGRNIMYNKETCNLYICGSFDSIYNLNLQNGCYENSLKTKNEENNFVCKNPQLPIFCTGGTEGILEIWDERIKKSINFLNMGNEYDELTSCSFSDNGLKIAIGSEKGIVKLYDIRHNKPLFIKDHCNDLAINKIEFLKINNNKYIYNKMDDNIFNNNDNTSCNEFLASCDSNCIKVYSEKKNNLLSLQVINFNDEKKNNSSNKKMKLLNNEFININSFTFYKNSGLCFIPCDNKKVFIYFIPIIGIAPEWCNFLDSITEELEEKERYKKDDEIDHFSNELFDDYLFITSQQVDQLNINHLKGTKNLIPYLHGYYIPSKVYADIKSVIHETDFETYKKNLIQKKLEQKQQMRIPQKSTLVNKEYVHKLLNKVQKKIDKKQKVLVDAQELLEDKRFSKLFYDPEYMVETVH, from the coding sequence GAATTACGATTTATTCGTTAACATCCGGTAAGCTGAACCCCGAGAATAGTAACAATTCGTTTGgtagaaaaaataagaatattgAAAAGGATgttgaaaaaaattctgTTGAGATATTACATGATTTGGAATTTCCTGGAAAAAGTGATgagataaaaataagtgATGACGGTAgatatttttgtataagTGGAATGTATCCCCCCCAAGTAGGTTTATATGATACTAAAGAATTGTCTATAAAACATCGACGTCATTTTGATGAGGAGGTTCGAACGTTTGAATTTTTGAGTAGTAATTATGAGAAGattgtttttttatgtaaaaatagatatataGAATTTCATAATGCAGCTGGGAAATATCATAAGATGCGTATTCCAAAGGAAGGGCGtaatataatgtataataaagaaacttgtaatttatatatatgtggtTCATTTgatagtatatataatttaaatttacaAAATGGTTGTTATGAGAATAgtttaaaaacaaaaaatgaagaaaataattttgtttgTAAGAATCCACAACTTCCTATTTTTTGTACAGGAGGAACAGAGGGGATTTTAGAAATATGGGACgaaagaataaaaaaaagtattaattttttaaatatggGAAATGAATATGATGAATTAACATCTTGTTCTTTTTCGGATAATGGATTGAAAATAGCGATAGGTTCTGAAAAAGGTATagtaaaattatatgatataagACATAATAAGCCCTTATTTATTAAAGATCATTGTAATGATTTAGCGATTAACAAAATagaatttttaaaaattaataataataaatatatttataataagatggatgataatatatttaataataatgacaatACATCATGTAATGAATTTCTTGCTTCTTGTGATTCTAATTGTATAAAAGTATATTCAGAAAAGaagaataatttattatcattacaAGTTATCAATTTTAATgatgagaaaaaaaataatagtagtaataaaaaaatgaaattattaaataatgaatttataaatataaattcatttacattttataagaattcgggattatgttttataccttgtgataataaaaaagtatttatatattttataccTATTATTGGTATAGCCCCTGAGTGGTGTAATTTCTTAGATAGTATAACTGAAGAGttagaagaaaaagaaagataTAAGAAAGATGATGAAATTGATCATTTTTCAAATGAACTTTTTGACgattatttatttataacaaGCCAACAAGTTGATCAACTTAATATTAATCATCTTAAAGGTACCAAAAATTTAATTCCATATTTACATGGATATTATATACCTAGTAAGGTATATGCAGATATCAAGAGTGTTATACATGAAACGGATTTtgaaacatataaaaagaatCTAATACAGAAAAAATTAGAACAAAAACAACAAATGAGAATACCACAAAAAAGTACTTTAGTTAATAAGGAATATGTCCATAAATTACTTAACAAAGTACAAAAGAAAATTGATAAGAAACAAAAAGTTCTAGTCGATGCACAAGAATTATTGGAAGATAAAAGGTTTagtaaattattttatgacCCAGAATATATGGTCGAAACGGTGCAC
- a CDS encoding sentrin-specific protease 2, putative, whose amino-acid sequence MKSSNNKECQFKDIHNKKSSKYLDKKNIKQDQCVNNLCEILSSDDNSEECHNKINDNFIIVELISYLCGNSKIISFYPSTNIKNSGQNKYLYHFYKKKKAKLYLCLNKKNDEIFIYQVQCKYTKKKKKKNDTDGDDNNINNSKTKSKDNHCINNNVAHCLDIAVNNNERNVKIKMENNLERNIENHMENHIENHIENHMENHIENHIENHMEDHIKKHENKHIYHSYNYPQSNTIHEYLSSSSSKDIKTNHNIEKKQCNIEDNYHNYNYKKKIFIKKLFDSINCSYDLSNIEYTKLQTTDDKTLNSLKLILRQKINKTQNTIKTEQQTYEQKSDINHDSNSGHQQINNFIVNTNSTHTQYSLKNNFNKNYLTCSENNKDKNICKDEERKIANDNKTDDNEMKTLFLYFNEPANIYMNQFSHIDQSKEQNNVKQISGFLKDIRRHYIQKELSKICKSNKYKSIIHKMKKDDFFVNFLEDYESDISICSNDLQFSDSEVITNDREIYIKEEKKKKKRNVLTRNNLKIKWILLNLNLKNDDEALIKKYVICKKEKIQKFKKSNYLSNEIYNSFYNNKKENEKYVIKNKDSITNECVTYAEDKNVSFDKSYINNTSSNKSSSKKSYSNESCSYQSYTDDDQPYISNSHDKEKKQECYNKMKISHNNNNMNNMNNTNNTNNINNINNNNTQNDELGANDISPIFNLALSDNSKDKEEIQKETNENIIHDKRNMRKTNQQDNNQIDFSTNNLSYCQIDNNTNKNSTFIYNGQMYISKDINQEVYNEEVNININRKNNNINNIYDRDNNTNEEKAYPPISDASSSYSYIEEKNDHHVNAEKEIYISDTLDMKNARKRKIYNVQNYSDTQNEDKKMMYGKNDSSEDSVIYMNNDDNEDGNKDDDDDNNPYDDSKKYMYNPQLDNKQSDSISIGNTESINEENISIKGSDPGKVRNYVINKQSLNIDYVVTNKKISNNNNNNNNKINLCNNSIYNNPCNEYSINLKHHSNEKITSKDKSNDKDLIINHHQINQSSNKEYNPNKSTIHKNHNTNVVYNINSSATRYFLNHKVNTLYDIVKVIYYNYRNFKYTEKLKFYITTFLNFSKIEKAKLEFMEKEKQLDTEILKHYINQKICNKQNVWNLNNYIIDNDNIFRLNKSKYIDDSIIDFFNNYISSFILNINKNLNDTYIFNTFFYKKLELYDDVLKAYVNTTRWIKKLNKKIYEYTYVFIPVNIENTHWSLVLIYFPFNDDENKKRDSLHLLSCSNITKQTINENRMHSGNNEEKEKEEQEQKEEQEQKEEQEQKQEHKQKQEHKHKHKQKHEHKHKQKHEHKHKHKHKQNCYADEKNNDSCIILDKEGEKKNSSDKKQSNEISLKGTNKNSKNKEKGNFKSKWYIKLRNRSYDSYFFNRYFINADKFNYDIRKDRFQIIDKNINNEIQNDIFCNNRLSSSDPDEYTFLYSQGNSWIKRKGKGSSINSNNDYSDDNDYSDNIDYSDNIDYSDNIDYSNNIDDSNNIDDSNNIDDSNNIDDSNNIDDNNNNNMNHFHNKINSLNNNSIKNKMKELKEEKSNKQNKVAYMIYLDSLFPSVKGNKILEKIKKYIEHIYYSDYMNINNKIEMKHNKIDNDIPKIVFKFIYPKVLPKQNNSYDCGIYIIQFILHLCLNKHLVERDLINPYEDKLNNNDLYHNKSIFTTSNKISQHNHSNNYVYSRLRSNRPAPWFGQRDINIKRKQMKKMLLYMKDVINWKSPNHIEVLNLLFLMNDDNQIKKDKYIAT is encoded by the exons atgaaaagtAGTAATAACAAAGAATGTCAATTTAAagatatacataataaaaaaagcTCGAAATACTTagataagaaaaatattaaacaaGACCAATGtgtaaataatttatgtGAGATATTATCATCAGATGATAACAGCGAAGAATGTCATAACAAAATAAACgataattttattattgtggaacttatttcttatttatgtggaaattcaaaaattatttcattttatcCAAGTactaatataaaaaattctGGTCAGAATAAATATCTctatcatttttataaaaaaaaaaaagcaaaaCTATATTTATGcttaaataaaaaaaacgatgaaatattcatatatcAAGTTCAGTGTAAAtataccaaaaaaaaaaaaaaaaaaaatgacaCCGACGGTGATgataacaatataaataatagcAAAACAAAAAGTAAAGACAATcattgtataaataataatgtagCACATTGTTTAGATATAGCGGTGAATAACAACGAACgaaatgtaaaaataaaaatggaaaataaTCTAGAAAGGAATATAGAAAATCATATGGAAAATCATATAGAAAATCATATAGAAAATCATATGGAAAATCATATAGAAAATCATATAGAAAATCACATGGAAGACCACATAAAAAAACATgaaaataaacatatttatcattcttataattatcCTCAAAGTAATACAATTCATGAATATCTATCCTCATCCTCATCCaaagatataaaaacaaaccataatatagaaaaaaaacaatgTAACATAGAAGATAATTATCATAactataattataaaaaaaaaatattcattaaaaaattatttgataGCATTAATTGTTCATATGATCTCTCAAATATTGAATATACTAAATTACAAACAACAGATGATAAAACTTTAAATTCATTGAAACTTATATTACGgcaaaaaattaataaaacacaaaatacaataaaaaCAGAACAACAAACATATGAACAAAAATCTGATATTAATCATGATTCAAATAGTGGTCAtcaacaaataaataattttattgtAAACACAAATAGTACACATACTCAATATTctttgaaaaataatttcaATAAAAATTACCTGACTTGTTcagaaaataataaggacaaaaatatatgtaagGATGAAGAGAGAAAAATTGcgaatgataataaaacaGATGATAACGAAATGAAAACcttatttctttattttaatgagccagcaaatatatatatgaatcAGTTTTCGCACATTGACCAAA gcaaagaacaaaataacGTGAAACAAATATCAGGgtttttaaaagatataagGCGCCACTATATACAAAAGGAACTGAGCAAAATATGTAAAAgtaacaaatataaatcaataattcacaaaatgaaaaaggacgatttttttgttaattttttgGAAGATTACGAAAGTGATATAAGTATATGTAGTAATGATCTTCAATTTAGCGATTCAGAAGTTATAACTAATGATCgagaaatatatataaaagaggagaaaaaaaaaaaaaaaaggaacGTACTCACaagaaataatttaaaaataaaatggattttattaaatttaaatttgaAAAATGATGACGAAgcattaataaaaaaatatgttatatgtaaaaaagaaaaaattcagaaatttaaaaaatcgAATTATCTTTcaaatgaaatatataattctttttataataataaaaaagaaaatgaaaaatatgtaataaaaaataaagattCTATAACAAATGAATGTGTTACATATGCTGAAGATAAAAACGTATCTTTCgataaatcatatattaataatacatCTTCAAATAAATCTTCTAGTAAGAAATCATATTCAAATGAATCTTGTAGTTATCAATCTTATACTGATGATGACCAACCATACATTTCTAATTCTCatgataaagaaaaaaagcAGGAATGttataacaaaatgaaaatatcacataataataataatatgaataatatgaataatacGAATAATAcgaataatataaataatatcaataataataatacacaGAATGATGAATTAGGTGCAAATGATATAAGCCcaatttttaatttagCTTTGTCTGATAATTCAAAAgataaagaagaaatacaaaaagaaactaatgaaaatattatacatgACAAAAGAAATATGAGGAAAACAAATCAACAAGATAATAACCAAATAGATTTTTCtacaaataatttatcatattgtcaaattgataataatactaATAAGAATTctacatttatttataatggtcaaatgtatatttcaaaagatataaatCAGGAAGTGTATAATGAAGAGgtaaacataaatattaatagaaaaaataataacataaacaatatatatgatcgtgataataatacaaatgagGAAAAAGCATATCCTCCTATATCTGACGCTTCTTCATCCTACTCATatatagaagaaaaaaatgatcaTCATGTAAACGctgaaaaagaaatttataTAAGTGACACTTTAGATATGAAAAATGCTAGAAAAcgaaaaatatataatgtcCAGAATTATTCTGATACTCAAAATGAAGacaaaaaaatgatgtATGGGAAAAATGATAGCAGTGAAGATTCggttatttatatgaacaatgatgataatgagGATGGTAATaaagatgatgatgatgataataacCCTTATGATGAtagtaaaaaatatatgtataacCCCCAATTAGATAACAAACAAAGTGATTCTATTTCTATTGGAAACACCGAATctataaatgaagaaaacATAAGTATAAAAGGAAGTGACCCCGGAAAGGTCAGGaattatgtaataaataaacaaagTTTAAATATCGATTATGTTGTTActaataagaaaatatccaataataataataataataataataaaattaatttgTGTAATAATAGTATTTACAATAACCCTTGTAATGAATATTCAATAAACCTAAAACATCATAGTAATGAAAAAATCACATCAAAAGATAAAAGTAATGATAAAGATCTAATAATTAATCATCACCAAATTAATCAAAGTAGTAATAAAGAATACAATCCAAATAAATCAACAATACATAAAAACCACAATACAAAtgttgtatataatataaattcttCTGCAACAAGATATTTTCTTAATCATAAAGTTAATACCTTATATGATATTGTAAAagttatttattataattatcgaaattttaaatatacagaaaaattaaaattttatataacgacctttttaaatttttctaAAATAGAAAAAGCTAAATTAGAATTTAtggaaaaagaaaaacaacTAGATACAGAAATACTAAAACATTACataaatcaaaaaatatgtaacaaacaaaatgtatggaatttaaataattatattatagataatgataatatttttagaTTAAATAAGtctaaatatattgatGATTCTATAATagatttttttaataattatatttcttcatttattctaaatatcaataaaaatttaaacgatacatatatttttaatacttttttttataaaaaattagaatTATATGACGATGTTCTAAAAGCTTATGTTAATACTACTAGATGgattaaaaaattaaacaaaaaaatttatgaatacacatatgtatttattccagtaaatattgaaaatacGCATTGGTCTTTGgttcttatatattttccttttaacGATGACGAAAATAAAAAACGTGATAGTCTACACCTTTTATCATGTTCCAATATCACGAAACAAACAATAAATGAAAATCGAATGCACTCTGgtaataatgaagaaaaagaaaaggaagAACAAGAACAAAAGGAAGAACAAGAACAAAAGGAAGAACAAGAACAAAAGCAAGAACACAAACAAAAACAAGAACACAAACACAAACACAAACAAAAACACGAACACAAACACAAACAAAAACACGAACACAAACACAAACACAAACACAAACAAAACTGCTACGCTgatgaaaagaataatgATAGTTGTATCATTTTAGATAAGGAgggggaaaaaaaaaattcatcTGACAAAAAACAATCAAATGAAATTTCTCTAAAAGgtacaaataaaaattctaaaaataaagaaaaaggaaatttTAAATCAAAGTGGTATATCAAGTTAAGGAACAGATCATACGATTCATACTTTTTTAACagatattttataaatgcagataaatttaattatgatataagAAAGGATCGTTTCCAAATTATAGATAagaatattaataatgaaatacAAAACGATATTTTCTGTAATAATCGTTTAAGTTCTAGTGACCCAGATGaatatacttttttatattcccAAGGAAATTCTTGgattaaaagaaaaggaaaaggCTCTTCAataaatagtaataatgattacagtgatgataatgattacagtgataatattgattacagtgataatattgattacagtgataatattgattacagtaataatattgatgatagtaataatattgatgatagtaataatattgatgatagtaataatattgatgatagtaataatattgatgataataataataataatatgaatcATTTCCATAATAAGATTAATagtttaaataataattctataaaaaacaaaatgaaagagctaaaagaagaaaaatcaaataaaCAGAACAAGGTAGCATATATGATATACCTAGATTCTTTATTTCCATCTGTTAaaggaaataaaattttagaaaaaataaaaaaatatattgaacatatatattattcagattatatgaatattaataataaaatagaaatgaaacataacaaaatagataatgatattccaaaaattgtttttaaatttatatatcctAAAGTTCTTCCTAAGCAAAATAATAGTTATGATTGtggaatatatattatacaattTATTTTGCATTTATGTTTGAATAAACATTTAGTAGAACGAGATTTGATAAATCCTTATGAggataaattaaataataatgaccTTTATCATAACAAATCTATTTTTACTACATCTAATAAAATTTCGCAACATAATCatagtaataattatgtttattCAAGGCTTAGATCCAATAGACCTGCCCCGTGGTTTGGTCAAAGGgacataaatataaa GAGAAAGCAAATGAAGAAGATGCTCTTATATATGAAAGACGTTATAAATTGGAAATCTCCAAACCATATCGAAGTTttgaatttattatttttaatgaatGACGATAATCAAATTAAAAAGGACAAATATATAGCCACTTAA
- a CDS encoding hypothetical protein (conserved Plasmodium protein, unknown function) has translation MDINLEERSYTSPLLYYIYNKDDKINKISPGEMKNKSFIPYSIRLCNLPIKNTKDNSYMSNINSLNIINMLPLSLFSNYNSNNMTSTDILFLPKFSTFLFFTIPIFVMLPNLTLYTKHWFFYAPK, from the coding sequence ATGGATATAAATTTAGAAGAGAGGTCATATACCTCGCCTTTgttatattacatatataataaggatgataaaataaataaaatttctCCTGGTGAAATGAAGAATAAAAGTTTTATACCTTATAGTATAAGATTATGTAATTTACCAATAAAAAATACGAAGGataattcatatatgtctaatataaattctttaaatataattaatatgttacctttatctttattttctaattATAATAGTAACAATATGACATCAACagatattttatttctacCAAAATTTTCAACCTTCCTATTTTTTACCATACCAATATTTGTAATGTTGCCTAACCTTACGTTATATACAAAGCACTGGTTTTTCTATGCCCccaaataa
- a CDS encoding mannose-6-phosphate isomerase, putative — translation MSKLCINECIPYVQKYEWGKGKDGLVYEVMKNIVQDNHDIIKKEIDHLEYLREYMDEYDDNKDDEEEVEKDDGVNNNDEEKSGKDKKKKNKVKKNNEKDGMDNDINNVSKNIRDNNKSNDDDNNNNDKYAELWIGNHDKSPNLVVYKNSLVKIEEFLKIYQKKKNKKSKLMKFFYKKVENTKNKYMNKKKFSTKSEDIINKNNNTTKGSTVGGEIDLKRYSDIEFASLNNESIKEKEDMNGQEELLEEEEEEVDKNTLFPYLFKMLSISKPLSIQIHPNEQQTLYLNTMNPLLYKDKIFKTEMCVCINSMTLLCGFMNIFKIAFLIRNIKELNDFFLKRGHQLTQNCDTTHQKKADELKFDKKGPNEIVLKDDTNYNKKDNTNGITKDTLDDNKEKKHNDDNMSKNNHKNNNKNNNQNNNKNNNQNNNKNNNINNNNNNNNNNNTNKENKVESGVELALITQLLSSSPSVSSSCGNVNIDSGKDEKKDMFYLFDLFYSSKDDHVEEVLSMLSRIYIYIINYALKRGNGLSYDVISVIDNYAECIQKYVYDENFYSSFYKNEKFLELNINLGNLIKVEKEKLQNSLSDNKFNTDLTESDMDEVDEDEKDEKTISDDGVVDSYDVSKKKDKKKVSLEYGKGMDNNNDQLDKQKKKTSKGTTTTSNSNNNNNNNNNNNNNSCSSSNSSAMIKGIHCEYDNKKKTDDDGTKVCEKECATGCSNEYTNVYDNLNKQNDPYFISRKKIKAFYEHMYKFLIYRILLVENDTLNECVTSIIKKNEKYQSFINDDETFKKKTEKLYADICKKKNYENLCKETENFIIHSIFELLKNVSMYYANDGGRIFLFILQLINLNDGDVVYIKPGVIHSYISGHCLECMTNSDLVIRGGLTNKEIDKLNFIKYVNYKNNYPIILEKEFINYNIMSYSYHRMKHFKILCITIRPGEIINYVFSEKSFTSCIVLSTNKKVKIKGKKNDKKKASIKNVRKGMILFIAPSVMVTISNLYANPEDGNKEFVIYCATS, via the coding sequence ATGAGCAAGCTGTGTATTAATGAGTGTATTCCGTACGTTCAGAAATATGAATGGGGTAAAGGAAAAGATGGACTGGTTTATGAAGTGATGAAGAATATAGTTCAAGATAATcatgatattataaaaaaagaaatagaTCATCTGGAGTATTTGAGAGAGTATATGGATGAgtatgatgataataaagatGATGAGGAGGAGGTAGAAAAGGATGATGgtgtaaataataatgatgagGAAAAAAGTGGAaaagacaaaaaaaaaaaaaataaagttaaaaaaaataatgaaaaggaTGGAATggataatgatataaataatgtgtcaaaaaatataagggataataataaaagtaatgatgatgataataataataatgataaatatgCTGAGCTTTGGATTGGTAATCATGATAAAAGTCCTAATTTAgttgtatataaaaatagttTGGTAAAAATTGAagaatttttaaaaatatatcaaaaaaaaaaaaataagaaaagtAAACTtatgaaatttttttataaaaaagtcGAAAACAcgaaaaataaatatatgaataaaaaaaagttttCAACAAAATCAGaagatattattaataagaataataatactacTAAAGGTAGTACAGTAGGTGGAGAAATTGatttaaaaagatattCAGATATTGAATTTGCttctttaaataatgagagtataaaagaaaaagaagatatGAATGGACAAGAAGAATTAttagaagaagaagaagaagaagtGGATAAGAATACATTATTtccatatttatttaaaatgttaTCAATATCAAAACCTTTAAGTATTCAAATACATCCAAATGAACAACAAACATTATATTTGAATACAATGAATCctcttttatataaagataaaatttttaaaacagAAATGTGTGTTTGTATTAATTCAATGACTCTTTTGTGTGGTTTTATgaacatttttaaaatagCATTTCttataagaaatattaaagaattgaatgatttttttttaaaaagagGTCACCAGCTTACCCAAAATTGTGATACCACACATCAAAAGAAAGCGGATGAGCTTAAGTTTGATAAGAAGGGTCCAAATGAAATTGTTTTGAAGGATGATACgaattataataagaaaGATAACACGAACGGTATCACAAAGGATACATTGGATGATAACAAGGAAAAAAAGCACAACGATGATAACATGAGCAAAAATAaccataaaaataataacaaaaataataaccaaaataataacaaaaataataaccaaaataataacaaaaataataacataaacaataataataataataataataataataatacaaataaagaaaacaaaGTAGAGAGTGGTGTTGAACTTGCTTTAATAACCCAGTTGTTGTCGTCTTCCCCATCTGTCTCTTCCTCATGTGGAAATGTAAATATAGATTCAGGAAAAGATGAGAAAAAAgatatgttttatttatttgatttgTTTTATTCTAGCAAGGATGATCATGTGGAAGAAGTATTATCCATGTTATCAAgaatatacatttatattataaactATGCTTTAAAAAGAGGTAATGGATTGAGTTATGACGTTATATCTGTTATCGATAATTATGCAGAATGTATACAAAAGTACGTTTATGATGagaatttttattcttcCTTTTATAAGAATGAGAAATTTTTAGAACTTAATATTAACCTAGGAAATCTTATTAAAGTcgaaaaagaaaaattacaaaatagCTTGAgtgataataaatttaatacaGATCTTACTGAATCTGATATGGATGAAGTGgatgaagatgaaaaaGATGAGAAAACCATAAGTGATGATGGTGTTGTGGATTCATATGATGtgtcaaaaaaaaaagataaaaaaaaagtatcACTAGAATATGGAAAAGGGATGGATAATAACAATGATCAATTGGAtaagcaaaaaaaaaaaacatcAAAGGGAACCACCACCACAAGCAACAgcaacaacaacaacaataataataataataataataataatagttgtagtagtagtaataGTAGTGCTATGATAAAAGGAATTCATTGtgaatatgataataaaaaaaaaactgATGATGACGGTACAAAGGTGTGCGAAAAAGAATGTGCAACGGGATGCTCAAACGAATATACTAATGTATATGATAATTTGAACAAACAAAATGATCcatattttataagtagaaaaaaaatcaaaGCTTTTTATGAACACATGTATAAATTCTTAATATACCGTATTCTATTAGTAGAAAATGATACCTTAAATGAATGTGTTACTTccataataaaaaaaaatgaaaaatatcaatcttttataaatgatgatgaGACTTTTAAGAAGAAAACAGAGAAATTATATGCTGATATAtgtaagaaaaaaaattatgaaaacCTATGTAAAGAAACggaaaattttattatccaTAGTATTTTTGaacttttaaaaaatgtatcaATGTATTATGCTAATGATGGAGGAAgaattttcctttttattttacaaCTTATTAATTTAAACGATGGAGAtgttgtatatataaaaccCGGTGTTATTCATTCGTATATTTCTGGTCATTGTTTAGAGTGTATGACAAATTCTGATCTTGTTATTAGAGGTGGATTAACAAATAAAGAAATCGACAAATtgaattttattaaatatgttaattataaaaataattatcctattattttagaaaaagaatttattaattataatattatgtcTTATAGTTATCACAGAATGAAACATTTCaaaattttatgtattaCCATCAGACCAGGAGAAATCATTAATTACGTTTTTTCAGAAAAAAGTTTCACTTCATGTATAGTACTTTCAACCAACAAAAAAGTTAAAATCAAaggaaagaaaaatgataaaaaaaaagcaagtattaaaaatgtaCGAAAAGGTATGATACTCTTTATAGCCCCCAGTGTTATGGTAACTATATCTAATTTGTATGCCAATCCAGAAGATGGAAATAAGGAGTTTGTGATATATTGTGCAACTTCTTAA